The following are from one region of the Corylus avellana chromosome ca1, CavTom2PMs-1.0 genome:
- the LOC132167350 gene encoding putative disease resistance RPP13-like protein 1 — protein sequence MGGIGKTTLAQSVYNENKVKEHFKNLEAWVCVSEEFDVFKITKTILEAVTSSTCDIKDLNQLQLRLREYLTGKKFLLVLDDIWNESYVQWEALCKPFKYGAQGSKVLITTRSNLVVSIARAISHRLMELPEEDCWSLFAKHAFHDGNSNAHGELKVIGRKIIEKCRGLPLAVKTIGALLGSKPDDEWVKILKSELWDLPIDEMGILPALKLSYKYLSSPLKQCFAYCSIFPNDYAFKKDQLILLWMAEGFLHQSKNRTMEEVGNEYFLTLESRSLFQKSSNDKSCFVMHDLVSDLAKFISGQFISRLEGGCYSHEIVNNTRHLSYFLNQEYHSLKKFETLLKAKKLRTFLHLNMSGYNCPLYHLSKKVVHDLLPTLRCLRLLSLSHYNNITDQLLDSIGKHKHLRYLDLSSTEVERLPNSICQLCNLQILRLSHCRQLVELPRDMWKLISLRHLDITESGIKEMPKHLGRLKCLQTLTKFIVGKGSGTCIRELENFTNLQGSLSILELQNIESPTDAQNASLRDKKYLKELVLEWNVDTNFSESQRSVLDSLHPYTSLESLTIKNYGGKSFPDWVGHPSFSYVASLKLQSCRYCSSLPPLGQLQSLQNLYIAGFDEVVTVGSEFFGSGSSSSKPFGALKVLKFENMKKWEEWNYFGDENEGVGFPQLEELYIRNCPKLTGGLPVHLPCLAILDITNCQQLVTPLPRTPAIRNLSLDDCNGVLLNEWPPGMQKLEIGRFDALEFLPKGMIDSNGGLQELVIRSCSSLVSLPKDGLPSTLKTLKIKYCKKLELSTNLDYSSLGKLSLVEL from the coding sequence ATGGGGGGGATTGGCAAGACCACCCTTGCTCAGTCTGTATACAATGAAAACAAGGTGAAGGAGCACTTTAAGAACCTTGAAGCATGGGTTTGTGTTTCTGAAGAATTTGACGTTTTcaagataacaaaaacaattctGGAGGCAGTAACTTCGTCAACTTGTGATATTAAGGATCTAAATCAACTTCAACTTAGACTAAGGGAGTATTTAACGGGAAAGAAGTTTCTACTTGTTTTAGATGATATTTGGAATGAGAGTTATGTTCAATGGGAGGCATTGTGTAAACCCTTCAAATATGGGGCACAAGGAAGTAAGGTCCTTATAACAACACGTAGTAATCTTGTTGTATCAATTGCTAGAGCAATCTCTCATCGTCTAATGGAGTTACCAGAAGAAGATTGCTGGTCACTATTTGCAAAACATGCATTCCATGATGGTAACTCTAATGCACACGGTGAGTTAAAAGTTATAGGTAGAAAAATCATTGAAAAGTGCAGAGGCCTTCCATTAGCAGTCAAGACAATTGGTGCTTTATTAGGATCTAAACCAGATGATGAATGGGTTAAGATATTGAAGAGTGAATTATGGGATTTGCCAATTGATGAGATGGGTATTCTTCCGGCTCTAAAATTAAGTTACAAATATCTCTCTTCACCTCTAAAGCAATGTTTTGCTTATTGTTCAATATTTCCAAATGATTATGCTTTCAAAAAAGATCAATTAATCTTGTTATGGATGGCGGAAGGTTTCCTACATCAATCCAAAAACAGAACAATGGAAGAAGTTGGTAATGAGTATTTCCTCACTCTAGAATCAAGATCATTATTCCAAAAATCAAGTAACGACAAGTCATGTTTTGTAATGCATGATCTCGTGAGCGATTTAGCAAAATTTATATCTGGACAATTTATTTCAAGGTTGGAGGGTGGTTGTTATTCTCACGAGATAGTAAACAATACTCGCCACTTGTCCTATTTTCTCAATCAAGAATATCATAGCTTAAAGAAGTTTGAGACCCTTCTCAAAGCTAAGAAGTTGCGCACTTTCCTACATTTAAATATGTCAGGCTATAATTGTCCCCTCTACCACTTGAGTAAAAAGGTAGTACATGATTTACTTCCTACTCTAAGATGCTTACGACTGCTTTCTTTGTCCCATTATAACAACATTACTGATCAATTGCTAGATTCAATTGGCAAACATAAACACCTACGCTACTTGGATCTTTCTTCCACTGAAGTTGAAAGACTGCCCAATTCTATATGTCAATTATGCAATTTGCAAATATTGAGATTATCACATTGTAGACAGCTTGTTGAACTGCCAAGAGATATGTGGAAACTCATTAGTTTACGTCATCTTGATATTACTGAAAGTGGCATAAAAGAGATGCCGAAGCATTTGGGTAGATTAAAATGCCTCCAGACGTTGACTAAATTTATCGTTGGCAAAGGTAGTGGGACTTGCATCAGAGAGTTggaaaattttacaaatctTCAGGGATCGCTTTCTATATTGGAACTCCAAAATATTGAATCTCCTACCGATGCTCAGAATGCAAGCTTGAGGGATAAAAAGTACCTCAAAGAATTGGTATTGGAATGGAATGTCGATACTAATTTTTCAGAAAGTCAGAGAAGTGTACTTGATAGTCTCCATCCCTATACAAGCTTGGAAAGCCTCACTATTAAAAACTACGGTGGTAAAAGTTTTCCAGATTGGGTAGGGCATCCTTCATTCTCTTATGTAGCATCTCTTAAGCTACAAAGTTGTAGGTATTGCAGCAGTTTGCCACCCCTTGGGCAGCTACAATCTCTGCAGAACCTCTATATTGCTGGTTTTGATGAAGTTGTTACAGTGGGTAGTGAATTTTTTGGTAGCGGTTCTTCTTCATCTAAGCCATTTGGTGCCCTCAAAGTTcttaagtttgagaatatgaAGAAGTGGGAGGAATGGaattattttggtgacgaaaatGAGGGTGTAGGTTTTCCTCAACTTGAAGAGCTTTATATTAGAAACTGCCCTAAACTAACAGGAGGGTTGCCTGTCCATCTTCCTTGTTTAGCCATACTTGATATTACTAATTGTCAGCAACTGGTGACTCCACTTCCAAGGACTCCTGCCATACGTAATTTGAGTCTGGATGATTGTAATGGGGTTTTGTTAAATGAATGGCCACCAGGAATGCAGAAGCTCGAAATTGGAAGATTTGATGCACTAGAGTTTCTACCCAAGGGAATGATAGACTCCAATGGCGGTCTTCAAGAGTTGGTGATCCGTAGCTGTTCCTCACTTGTGTCCCTTCCTAAGGATGGTCTTCCCTCTACATTAAAAACCCTTAAGATTAAATATTGTAAGAAGTTAGAGCTCTCAACAAACCTGGACTATTCATCCCTTGGAAAACTGTCGTTGGTGGAATTGTGA